The DNA sequence ACACCTCCACCGCCCGTGCCCCGGCCTCCACATCGCGGGGGACGACGACGCCGATGGGCACCTGACGGTAGTTGGAGCCGTCCGTGGCGTACGCCCCCCGGCTGCCCGCGTCGAACCTGACCTCGGCGGCCACCTCCGCATGCAGTGCCCGCTCCAGCCCCCTGGTGTCCACCCCCGGTACCCCCCGGCGCCGCTGTCCCCCTTCACGCATGCCTGCGCCCCGTCAGGTGCTCGGCGTACTGGGCGGCCTTCTGCCGGATGCCCCGGCGGGCGATGCCGGCCAGCTCGGGGTCGTGCAGGGCGGCCTTCACCGTCTTCTTCGCCTGGGGGGCCATCAGGTGCGGTGGGATCGGCGCGATCTCCTGGTCGACCTTGAACTCCAGGACGACCGGGTGGTCACTGGCCAGGGCCTCGTCCCAGGCCCTGCCCACCTTCTTCGGCGCCTCGCACCGGATGCCCCGCAGCCCCAGCAGCTCGGCGTACGCCCCGTAGGGGATGTCCGGGATGACCTGGGAGGCGGGGTACTTCGGGTCCCCGGCCATGGCGCGCTGTTCCCAGGTGACCTGGTTGAGGTCCTGGTTGTTGAAGACGCAGAAGACCAGCGGCGGGCCACCCGCCAGCCGGTCCATATAGCGCTTGACGGTGATCATCTCGTTCATGCCGTTCATCTGGAACGCGCCGTCTCCCACGAAGGCGATCACGGGACGGTCCGGATGGGCGAACCGCGCCGCGATCGCATACGGCACTCCGGGGCCCATGGTGGCCAGCGTGCCGGACAGCGAGGCGTCCATCCCGGCGCGCAGCCTCAGATGGCGCGCCCACCAGTTGGTGGCCGAGCCCGAGTCGGCGGTGAGGATCGCCCGGTCCGGCAGGCGCGAGGAGAGCTCGGCGGCCACCGACTGGGGGTTGATGAGGTCCCCGAAGTGCTGGCCGGACCAGGTGGCGCAGATGTCCTGCCACTCCCGCACGTCCTTCTCGACCTTGTTCCTCCAGTTCCGCTTCTCCTTGCGCCGCAGCAGCGGTACGAGCTCCCGGAGGGTCTCCTTGGCGTCGCCGATCAGATGGGCGTCCATGGGGTAGCGGATACCGATCATGCGGCCGTCGATGTCGATCTCGACACCGCGGGCCTGCCCCTCGTCCGGCAGCCACTCGGAGTACGGGAAGCTGGTGCCGATCAGGAAGAGGGTGTCGCACTCCTTGATCATCTTGTCGCTGGCGGTGCTGCCCAGCAGACCGATCGGCCCGGTGACGTACGGCAGGTCGTCGGCGAGGACGCCACGGCCCAGCAGCGCCTTGGCCACACCGGCGCCCAGCAGTTCCGCCACCGCGACGACCTCGTCCGCGGCGTCGGCCGCGCCCTGGCCGACGATGATGGCCACCTTCTCGCCCTCGTTGAGCACATCGGCGGCGCGGCGCAGCTCATCGGGGTCGGGCAGGACCCGGGGGCGGCTCCAGCCCACGCTGGAGAAGACCGATCCGTGGGCCTTGGGCGGGGAGGGCTGGGCGTCCTCCTCCTGGATGTCGTTGGGGATGACGATGGTCGACACGCCACGGGTGGTCAGCGCGGTCTTGAAGGCGCGGTCGATGACATGCCGGGCCTGGCCGGGGTGGGTGACCATCTCGCAGTACTCGGAGACGTCCTCGAACAGCCGGTCCAGATGGATTTCCTGCTGGTAGTGGGAGCCCAGACTGAGCCGCTTCTGCTGGCCCACGACGGCGACCACCGGCTGGTGGTCGAGCTTGGCGTCGTACAGACCGTTGAGCAGATGGACGGCGCCGGGGCCGGAGGTGGCGGTGCAGACTCCCACCTCGCCGGTGAACTTCGCGTGGCCGCAGGCCATGAACGCGGCCATCTCCTCGTGCCGGACCTGGATGAACTCAGGGTCCCCATGGGCCCGGTCGAACGCCCCGAGCAGACCGTTGATCCCGTCCCCCGGATAGCCGAAGACCCGGTGCACACCCCACTCGCGCAGACGAGTCAGCACGAAGTCCGATACCTGAGCCACGGCGTCCTCCTCGGTAGCACTGCACGGAGCACTCGCACAGGAGTAGCCGTTCGCCGGACGAGTAAACCTGGCGCCGTGTGCCATCCGCGTCCGCCGTGCATGGGCCGCGGCCGGACCGGGCACCCGGCCGGTGGCGACAGACGAGGGAGGACAACACCGTGAGCGGAGAGAAGAAGGGCGCCCGGACGGCGACCGAGGAGATCGAGGAAGAGATCACCGAAGCCGAGACGAGGGTGACCGGCGACGAGGAGGACAGCCGCTACGGCGAGTCGGGCGAGGCGCTCACCCCCAACACCGACGCCCAGGCCCAGAGCCAGGGAGAGCGGGAAGAAGGCGGCGGAGAAGACGGGCGGCGGGCGGGCGTCAGCGGGTGAGGCGGGGGAAGAGCGCCTCGGCGCTGCCGCGGTCGATCGCCTCGGCCTGGCCGGGGGTGAAGTCCGGGTAGCTCTCCAGGAAGCGGTTGTAGTAGCTGCCCGCGTCCTGGGGAGCGAAGGGCCAGTCGCTGCCGTAGAGGACGTGGCCGGGCTCCGCGAAGGCGAGCAGGGCGGGCAGCGCGCTGGGGCTGGCGGACAGGGCGGTGTCGAAGTAGAACCGCTTGAGGTCGCGCAGCACGTCCTCGGCGCCGCGGTCCGGGTCGACGACGGCGGAGGTCAGGCCGGAGAAGCGATAGGCGGCGTAGGGCAGGAAACCGCCGCCGTGGGAGAGGATCACCCGCACGTCGGGGTACCGGCTCATGACGCCGCTCAGTACCAGGTTGAGCGCGGTGCGGGTGGTGTCGAAGACGTAGTCGGCCAGCGGGGCGGGGGTGCCGGGCAGCAGCGGCATCGGCGGCTGGGCGGGGTGGACGAACACATTGGCCCGGCGGCGGTCGAGTTCGGCCCACAGCGGTTCGAAGTGGGGGTCGCCGAGGTAGCGGCCATGCGCGTTGGACATCAGCACCACGCCGTCGGCGCCCAGGGTGTCCAGCGCGTGGACGGCCTCGGCCACCGCGCCGTCGAGGTCGGGCAGCGGGACGCTGGCGAAGTGGCCGAAGCGGTCGGGGCGGTCCTTGACGACCTCGGCGCCGTACTCGTTGACGGCGCGGGCGAGGGCGCGGCCGTCCTGGTCGCTGTCGAGGTGGACACCGGGCGCGGTGACGGACAGCACCCCGGTGGCGATGCCCTGCTGGTCCATCATCGCGATCGCGCCCCGAGGGCTCCAGGCGGGGATGGCCCAGCCGCCGGAGTCCAGGCCGCGTGCGTCCAGGGCCTTCGCCCAGACGGGCGGAACGATGTGCTGGTGAACGTCGATGCGTGCGGGGGAGTCCATGGTGTTGGTCATGGTGTTCGCCATGGTGTTTGCCTCCCTAGAGATTAGCTTGCTAACTATTACGTTGAGTAAGCTAACAGCTATGCGAGAGACCGGCAACCGCCCCTTCGACGAGAGCCCCGCACCGGCCCCCGAAGCCGGGGTGGAGGAGCTGGCCCAGGCCGCCGACCAGCTCTTCTACGCCATGCGCCGCTCCCGGGCCGCGACCGCGGGCCAGGCCGTGGACGGACTGTCGCTGGCGCAGCTGGCCCTGCTCGACCTCCTGGCCGGGGAGGGAGCGGGGGCCGGCCTGCCGGTCAGCAGGCTCGCCGCGTCCGCCGAGGTCAGCGTCCCCACCGCGACCCGGATGCTCAAGCAGCTCGAAGCCAAGGAGGTGGTGACCCGGCGGCGGTCACCCGAGGACGAGCGCCAGGTCCTGGTCCGCCTCACCGAGCACGGTGCCCGCCGGCTCGCGGCCATGCGCACCGAGCTGCGTGAGCGCCAGGCCCGCGCGCTGTCCCGGTTCACGCCCGAGGAGCGCCTCCAGCTCGCCGCACAGCTGCGCCGGCTGGCCGGGGCCATCACCGACCGGGACCACTGAGACCCGTGTGGCGGAGTGGCCGACGCACGGGCGGCCCTCATGAGCCCGTGGGTCAGCCCGTGGGTCGGCCCGTGGGTTCAGGGGAGGCCGGGCCGTTTTCCGGCCGGCGGGGCAGCAGCGTCACCGCGAGGGCCGGGACGGCGGCGAGCACCAGCCAGCGGACGGTGGCCGGGAGGCCCAGGTCGAGCAGAGAGCCCGTGGCCGAACTGCCGACGAGGACGATCAGGCCGGAGACGGAGGACAGCGCGCCGGTGTAGAGGCCGAGCCGGGTGTCCTCGGCCAGATCGGGCACCCAGGCACGGGCAGCCGGGACGACCAGCATCTGGCCGAGGGTGAGCAGGACGACGTAGCCCGCGGCGGGCAGCAGCCCGACGGTGCCCGTCCAGGCGGCGGGGCGGGCGGCGGCCACGACCGCGAAACCCGCCGCGATGAGCAGCAGCCCCGCGGTCATCGAGCGGCGCAGGTCGAGCCGGTCGCCCGCCCAGCGGGTGACCGGGAGCTGGGCGCACACGACCAGCAGCGAGGACAGGGCGAACAGCCAGGACAGCGGCATCTGGGAGCCCGCCGCCCGCTCCACCTCGTCCGGCAGGGCCAGGTAGAGCTGGTTGTACGCGAGCAGATAGCTGCCGTACGCGCAGCACAGGGCGAGGAACCGGCGGTTGCGCAGCAGCACACGGACCCCGCCCCGCTCCCGGACCCGGACCCGGCCGGGGATGTGCCGCGGCATCAGCCACGCGTGCCCGGTGAGGACGAGCAGGAAGACCCCGGCCCCGGCGAGGCACGCGGCGCGGAAGTCCACGGTGAGCAACAGCCCGCCGAGCAGCGGACCGATGAACGTACCCGCCTGGCCGCAGGCGGTGAACAGGGCCAGTACCCGGGTGCGTGCGCCATGGCCCTCCCGCTCCCAGGCCACGGCCTGCCGGGCCACCTCCGACTCCACCGCGGGGGAGAACAGCGCGGCGGCGAAGCCGATCAGCAGCACCGCCCCGATCACCGCCCAGGTCCGCTCCGCGTAGCCGAGCCAGGCGAAACCCGCGATCCGGGCGACACAGCCCGCCAGCACGACCGGGCGCACACCGTGGCGGTCCACCAGCCAGCCGCCGACCACGAACAGACCCTGCTGGCTGAAGGTCCGCAGCCCGAGGACGAATCCCACCAGCCAGCCCGCCATGCCGATCGCGGTGCCGAGGTGCTCGGCGAGGAAGGGCAGGACGGCGAAGAAGCCGATGTTGAACGCGAGTTGCGTCAGGATCAGCAGCCGGAGAAGCGGGGACAGGCGCGCCCAGGTGCGCTCGCGTGGGGACGTGGGCGACGTCCGGGCGGCTCGGCGGACCGGCCTGTTGCGCAGGACATGCATCTGCTCATCGTACGCAGCAAGGCGCGGTGCGGTAAGACGCGGTAAGGGCTCGGGCTCGGTGCCGAAAGCCCGATCCTTTTGAGGAAGTCGCCGCGGAACGCACGGTGGTTCCGGGGCCAGGGGCGGGAAATTCCGCACGCCCGCATGGCTATACCGTGGTCCGTCCCCGGGTGCTTCGCATGCCGCGGCGATCAGCCGTGCGCGAATTCCCGGCGCTTTTCCTGCTTGGCGTTTTCCCTTTTACCCACAGTTTTTCCCACAGTGGAGCGGCGATGATTTCTCCCCCGGCCGGCCGGGTCCGGCCCGAACCTCTCCCCATCGGCGAACGACTGCGGCCCGCAGGGCCGGTCGCGGGTTTCCTCGCGCTGCTGGCCCTGCTGTTCGCGCTGGCCTACGCGGTGGGCGGGCTCGCCGGTCCGGTGGCTCCCGGGATGCGTCCCGCGGGCGGTGGCGGGCAGGGGCACAGCGGGCCCGCCGAGCACGGCGACATGGGTGATCCGCACGGCACGCACGACATGGGGGCTCCCGCCGCGGGCGCCGGGCGGAGCGGGAGCCGGTGATGGCACGTCGGTCCTCTCCCACGTCTTCTTCCACGGCCGCCCCCGCCGCTCCGGAAGACCCGGTGTCCACCGTCCTGGTGGTGGACGGCATGACGTGTGCCGCGTGTGTGGGCCGGGTCGAGAAGCGACTCGGCCGCCTCGAAGGGGTCCACGCCACGGTGAACCTCGCCACTGGCCGCGCCAAGGTCGCCCACCCGGCCTCGGTGTCCGTCGAGGCGCTCGTGGCCGTGGTCGAGGCCGCCGGATACCCGGCACGGCCCGCCGAACCCACCGCCGGTTCCGGCGGAACACCGCAGACCGCGCGCCCGGCGGCGGGCCGGGAGCCGGACGACGGGCGGCCCGGGAGCGAAGAGGTGAGTGAGCGTCAGGAACGCGACCGGCTGCTGATCACCGCGCTGCTGGCCGTCCCGGTGCTGGTGCTGTCGATGGTGCCCGCGTGGCAGTTCCGCAACTGGCAGTGGCTGTGCTTCGTCCTGGCCGCGCAGGTCGCCGTCTGGGGAGCGTGGCCCTTCCACCGCCGCGCGCTGCGCGGGCTGCGGCATGGCACGGCGACGATGGACACCCTGGTCTCCCTCGGCGTCACGGCCTCCTTCGCCTGGTCCGCGTACGCCCTGTTCCTGGGGGGAGCGGGTCTGCCGGGAATGACCATGCCGCTGACGCTGCTGCCCTCCGCGAGCGGCGGGGTGGCCCATGTGTATCTGGAAGCGGCCGTCGGTGTGCCGCTGTTCGTCCTGGCGGGGCGGCGGCTGGAGGCCAGGGCCCGCCGGGGTACGGGGTCCGCGCTGCGTTCCCTGGCGGAACTCGCCGCGAAGGACGTGGCGGTGCGGCGCGGCGGTGTGGAGTGCCGGGTGCCGGCGGCCGAGCTGGCGGTCGGCGAGGTGTTCCTGGTCCGGCCGGGAGAACGGGTGGCCACCGACGGCACCGTCGTCGAGGGCGGCTCCGCCCTGGACCTCTCCCTGGTCACCGGGGAGAGCCACCCGGTCGAGGTCGGGCCCGGTTCGGCGGTGATCGGCGGCGCGGTGAACTCCGGCGGCCTGCTGGAGGTACGGGCCGACGCCGTGGGCGCCGACACCCAACTCGCCCGGATCTCCCGGCTGGTGGAGGACGCCCAGACCGGTAAGGCGGCCATCCAGCGGCTCGCCGACTCCGTCGCCGCCGTCTTCGTCCCCGCCGTGCTGTCCGTCTCCGTCACGGTGCTCGGCTTCTGGCTCGGTGCCGGGGCCGATCCGCAGGCCGCGATCACCGCGGCGGTCGCCGTCCTGGTCGTCGCCTGCCCCTGCGCGCTGGGCCTGGCCACCCCCACCGCGCTGCTGGCCGCCACGGGACGCGGGGCGCGGCTCGGCATCCTGGTCAGCGGGGTCGAGGCGCTGGAGCGTCTGCGGAAGGTCGACACCGTGGTCCTGGACAAGACCGGAACCCTCACCACCGGCCGGATGAGCGTCGTCGCCGTCACCGCAGCCGCCGGTACCGACGCCGGCGCGGCCGAGGTGCTGCGCCTGGCGGCCGCCGTCGAGCAGGGGTCCGATCATCCGCTGGCCCGCGCCCTCGTCACCCACGCCCGCCGCCAGGGGAACGGACCGCTGCCACGGCCGGTCCGCTTCGCCGCCGTCCCCGGCTCCGGGGTGAGCGCCCTGGTGGACGGCGAGGAAGTGGCCGTGACGCGGCCCGGAGAGCTGCACGGGCTCCCCGATGACCTGCGGGAGGCGGTCCGCGCCGCCGAGACGGCCGGCCACACCGCGGTGCTGGTCCGCGTGGCCGATGTCCCCCGGGCGGTCATCTCCGTGGGCGACACCCCGCGTTCCGACGCCTACCGCGCGGTCGAGCATCTGCGCCGGCTGGGGCTGCGGCCCGTCCTGGCCACCGGGGACCGGGAGGCGACCGCGCGGGCCATCGCCGGACAGCTGGGCATCACGGAGATCCACGCCGAGGTGCTGCCCGAGGACAAGGCCGCGCTGGTCGCCACCTTCCAAAAGCACGGCAGCCGGGTGGCGGTCGTCGGCGACGGCGTCAACGACGCCGCCGCGCTGGCCGCCGCCGACCTGGGCATCGCCATGGCCGGAGGGGCCGACGCCGCCATCGGCGCCGCCGACGTCACACTCGTGCGCGAGGACATCCAAGCCCTTCCCGACGCCGTGCGCCTGGCCCGGCACACCCTCGCCACCATTCGCGCCAACCTGGTGTGGGCCTTCGGCTACAACCTCGTCACCCTCCCGCTGGCCGCCGTCGGCCGGCTCAACCCGATGGTCGCGGCCGCGGCCATGTCGGCCAGTTCGCTGCTGGTCGTGGGCAACAGCCTGCGCCTGCGCGCCTGGAACCCCTCCCGGCCACGCGCCTTCGGTCACCGCTCCGGGCGGACCCGCACCGCGAACCGATGGGAGACCTCGTCGTGATCCCCCGATCCGCTGACGGCACCCGGGCCCCGGCGCCCTACACGGGCCGTACGCCCTGGTGGCCGTTGCGTGCCGCCGCGGTCCCGCTGCTGGCCGGACTGCTGACCCTCGGCACCCTCGTCGCGTGGACCACCGCGGGCAGGGCGGGCACCCCCGCCGCCCTGAGCGTCCGCGACGGACGCGTCTTCGTACCGCAGAACCCCGAGGCCACGGCCGCGTTCTTCACCATCGTCAACAGCGGCGGCAGCGACGACCGGCTGATCGGCGTCACCGCACCGGCCGGACAGCGCGCCATGCTGAGCCGGTCCGTCGTGACCGGCAAGGGGGCACGCGGTATGCGCATGATCTCCGCCGTCACCGTGCCGGCGGGCGGGACTCTCCGCATGACCGCGGACACCGTGGATGTGATGATCGAACCGCCGCCCCGGATCTCTCCGGGCGACCGGCTCACCTTCACGCTGCGCTTCCGCGACAGCCCAGCGGTCACCACCCGGGCGCTGGCGGTACGCCCCGGCGGGTGACCGGGGCGTACCGCCACAGCGCCGGGCCGCTCGCCGCGCGCTCGGACCGGGGCGTGCGCCTCGCGTCAGCGCGCGGCGAGCGGCAGTTGGTCGAGGGCGCCGGATTTCGCCTGCGCCACCAGGTCCCGGAACTGTTCCTCGCTCATCTGCACCCGCTGGCCGAAGTCGTCCGTGATCCGGACGCGCCGCTCCGGCTCCGCGCCGGTATCGACGAAGAGCTGGGGACAACCGCAGTCGCAATTGCCGCAGAACGTGGCCAGGGGCTGCGCCTCGATTTCCCGCACAGTGCACCACCTCGATTTTCGGAATGACAGGAGAGGGGACAGCGGCCGCTGATCCGGTCGTGCCCCGATCAGCGGCGCCCCGAAACCCTTTTGACGGAAAAGAAGAAAAATGGATCGCACGGGGAACTGAAAGGGACGGGCGAACGACTTCCTGGGGGGCCCACTATAAGTGAGGGGCCCCATAAGGGAAGGACCCCCATTAGGGAAGGACCCCTTCTCAGTGAGGGACCCACCATAAGTGAGGGGACCTCAGGAAGAACGGCCGGCCCGGGTGCGGTGGCGGGCGAGCGGTCGCGCCGCCTCCACCGCACCCGGGTGTCCGTCACCGAACCGGCGTCAGACCATGGCCCCGGCCGTGGCCGGTACCGGGGGAGCACCGATCCGGTCCGCCACCGCCGGCTCCGGGCCGGCTGGTTCACCCTCCTCGGCGGTGAGCTGAGTGATCAGGGTTTCCCGGGCCCTGGCCACGCGGGAGCGGATCGTGCCGACCGGGCAACGCGCCACGGCGGCGGCCTCCGGGTAGGTCAGTCCCAGCAGCTGGGTGAGCACGAACGCCTCCCGCCGGGCCCTGGGCAGCGCGGCGAGCAGTTCGCCGAGGGCGACGCTCTCGTCGAAGCCCGGTACACCGCGCGGCTGACTCCGCTCCGCGGCCGCCTGCCAGTCGTCGGTCGCGGCGAGCCTGGGGCGGGCCGCCAGCCGCCGGATCCGGTCGGCCACCACTCTGCGCGCGATCACCAGCAGCCAGGTACGCGCCGACGACCTCCCCTGGAACCCGGGGAGGCTGCGCAGCGCGCGCAGATAGGTGTCCTGCACCAGATCGTCCACCGCCTGCGGGTCACCGCTCAGGTGCGCCACATAGCGGCGGACGTCCGGGCGGGTGGCGCGGACGAACTCCTCCACGGCGACCGGGTCACCGGCACGGGCCGCGAGTGCCCATGACGTCACGGCGGCGTCGTCACGCATCCCGCACCTCCCCGGACCGGCCACCGCTTGCGTCGGAGAGGATGGGGACATGTCGTGCTCGCGGATCCGAACCGCCCTCTCCGCCCGTCTCGACGGTGAGGAACCGCCGCCGGGGGTCACCGAGGAACAGGTGGCGGCCCACCTCGAGGCGTGTGCCGCCTGCCGGCTGTGGGAGGCCCGGGCCCAGCGGCTCACCGAGCACATCGCGCGGCTGACGGAGGCGGACACCACCCACGGCGGAGGAACACCGGGACGGCCGCGCCGGCCGTTCTGAAGCTCCGGCGCGCTGCCATGGGCGCCGCGCGGAGGGGAATACGGGATCGGGCACCGATGGCCTCGGCATCCGGACAGGAAACATCATCGGGAGTCCTTCGCATGATCCGGTCACCGTGTCGCACGGCACCGGCACAATGAGTGACCAGGACGCGGCAGCCTCGGCGGTGCGATGGCGCACCCGGGCGCGCCCCGGTGGGGAACGGACCGGCTGTCAGCGGACAGCGGGCACCGGCGGCGGACCCCGCAGGGAAATGGCGTTGGCGAGCAGGAGTTCCCGTGCGGCGCGGCGCGGCTTCTCCCGTGTGACACGGGCGGACGGCAGGACGTCGGGAATGACGACGCCGAAGACGACGAGCAGCGGGGCGAACAACCGGATGGCCGCCGCGCGCGCCAACTGGAAGGCCGCGCGCTCGCCGCCCCACAGCCACCACGCGCTCAGGACGGCGACCAGAAGGTGTGCGGCGAGCATGCCGGACATGGTTCCGTGCATGCCGTCATGCGCCATGGACGGCACCGTCATGGCCATATGACCGGCCGTCATCCCGCCGTCGGCATGCCCGTGTTCCGCCATGGCGGGGGCCGCGTCCCGAAGCAACCCGCCCAGCCCGGCGTCCCGGACCACCCGCGCGGCGTCGCCCTCGGCAAGCGGGGCCCGCCCCGGTCCGCACAGCAGGAGGTCGGCCCAGCGCCGGGACAGCGACGGCCCGGACCCACTGCCGCCGTCCACAGCCTGGCCGAACGAGAACGCGGTGTGCAGCGCCGCCTGTGTGCCCACGGTGAGCAACCCCACCGCCACCGGGCCGCGCTCACGGCCGGCACAACACCACGCACCGGCGACCGCGGCCGCCAAGGCGCCCAGCAGGGTCGGCAAGGGCACCGGGACACCCGATGTCACCACGTGTCCCAGGGCCGCGAGCAGCACACAGACCACCGCGAACACCGCGGCCCGCACCGTTCTGAGCATCTGCCCCGCATCCATGACGCCGCTCATCGTCTCAGCGGGACGGGAACGCCGGACGGCCGGGTGCCGTACGAGGTGTGCGGCGGACACACTTTCGGCCAGCTCCCGCACGAGAGGTTCCCGTCGGCCACCCGTTCGACCACACTCTGTGGTGCGCGTCACGCCTCCGCTCCGGAACTCCTGTCTCCGGAGGCCCGACTACTGGACCGGTACGGCTCCGGCCGACCGGTCACCGGCCCCGACCCAGGAGTTCCCATGTCCGCCGAGCCCGTTGTCCCCGACACCGAGGACGGAACACCGCCGCCGGACGCGCCGCCGCCCGGCGCCGCGCCCCGGACAGCGGACTTGGGCGGCGGCCCGCGCGGCTGGTCGGGCCTGCGCCCGCTGGTCCTGCGGCTGCACTTCTACGCGGGCGTCCTCGTCGCGCCCTTCCTGCTCGTCGCCGCCGTGACCGGGCTGTTGTACGCGGCCTCCACCCAGGCCGAGAACATCGTCTACGACCATGAGCTCCGGGTCCCGGCCGGTACGAGCGAACTGCCCCTCTCCCAGCAGATCGCCGCCGCCCGCAAGGCCCACCCCGAGGGCGAGATCAGCGCGATCCGCCCCTCACCGGAGGCGGGCGCGACGACCCGGGTGCTGCTCTCCGGCGTCAAGGGCGTCGACCCCGAGCACAAGCTGGCCGTCTTCGTGAACCCGTACACCGGTGAGGTGCGCGGCGCGCTGGAGCAGTACGGCACCAGCGGTGCGCTGCCGCTGCGCACATGGATCGACGACCTGCACCGCAATCTGCACCTCGGCGACACCGGCCGGCTCTACAGCGAACTCGCCGCCAGCTGGCTGTGGGTGATCACCGGTGGCGGGCTGGTGCTGTGGCTCGCCCGCCGCCGCACGGGCCCGGTGAAGCGGAAGCTGCGCGCGACCGCGTTCCCGGACCGCTCCGCCGCGGGGCGCAGAAGGGCGATGTCCTTTCACGGCTCGGTCGGCGTCTGGGCGGCGCTGGGGCTGTTCTTCCTGTCCGCGACCGGTCTGACGTGGTCCACCTACGCGGGCGCGAACGTCACCGACCTGCGCGCCGCCCTCGGCCAGGCCACGCCGGCCGTCAGCTCCGCCGTCGGCGGCGAACACGCCGGACACGGCTCCATGGACGGCATGGACGGCATGGAGGGCATGGACATG is a window from the Streptomyces luomodiensis genome containing:
- a CDS encoding thiamine pyrophosphate-requiring protein → MAQVSDFVLTRLREWGVHRVFGYPGDGINGLLGAFDRAHGDPEFIQVRHEEMAAFMACGHAKFTGEVGVCTATSGPGAVHLLNGLYDAKLDHQPVVAVVGQQKRLSLGSHYQQEIHLDRLFEDVSEYCEMVTHPGQARHVIDRAFKTALTTRGVSTIVIPNDIQEEDAQPSPPKAHGSVFSSVGWSRPRVLPDPDELRRAADVLNEGEKVAIIVGQGAADAADEVVAVAELLGAGVAKALLGRGVLADDLPYVTGPIGLLGSTASDKMIKECDTLFLIGTSFPYSEWLPDEGQARGVEIDIDGRMIGIRYPMDAHLIGDAKETLRELVPLLRRKEKRNWRNKVEKDVREWQDICATWSGQHFGDLINPQSVAAELSSRLPDRAILTADSGSATNWWARHLRLRAGMDASLSGTLATMGPGVPYAIAARFAHPDRPVIAFVGDGAFQMNGMNEMITVKRYMDRLAGGPPLVFCVFNNQDLNQVTWEQRAMAGDPKYPASQVIPDIPYGAYAELLGLRGIRCEAPKKVGRAWDEALASDHPVVLEFKVDQEIAPIPPHLMAPQAKKTVKAALHDPELAGIARRGIRQKAAQYAEHLTGRRHA
- a CDS encoding amidohydrolase family protein, with the protein product MDSPARIDVHQHIVPPVWAKALDARGLDSGGWAIPAWSPRGAIAMMDQQGIATGVLSVTAPGVHLDSDQDGRALARAVNEYGAEVVKDRPDRFGHFASVPLPDLDGAVAEAVHALDTLGADGVVLMSNAHGRYLGDPHFEPLWAELDRRRANVFVHPAQPPMPLLPGTPAPLADYVFDTTRTALNLVLSGVMSRYPDVRVILSHGGGFLPYAAYRFSGLTSAVVDPDRGAEDVLRDLKRFYFDTALSASPSALPALLAFAEPGHVLYGSDWPFAPQDAGSYYNRFLESYPDFTPGQAEAIDRGSAEALFPRLTR
- a CDS encoding MarR family transcriptional regulator, whose product is MRETGNRPFDESPAPAPEAGVEELAQAADQLFYAMRRSRAATAGQAVDGLSLAQLALLDLLAGEGAGAGLPVSRLAASAEVSVPTATRMLKQLEAKEVVTRRRSPEDERQVLVRLTEHGARRLAAMRTELRERQARALSRFTPEERLQLAAQLRRLAGAITDRDH
- a CDS encoding MDR family MFS transporter produces the protein MHVLRNRPVRRAARTSPTSPRERTWARLSPLLRLLILTQLAFNIGFFAVLPFLAEHLGTAIGMAGWLVGFVLGLRTFSQQGLFVVGGWLVDRHGVRPVVLAGCVARIAGFAWLGYAERTWAVIGAVLLIGFAAALFSPAVESEVARQAVAWEREGHGARTRVLALFTACGQAGTFIGPLLGGLLLTVDFRAACLAGAGVFLLVLTGHAWLMPRHIPGRVRVRERGGVRVLLRNRRFLALCCAYGSYLLAYNQLYLALPDEVERAAGSQMPLSWLFALSSLLVVCAQLPVTRWAGDRLDLRRSMTAGLLLIAAGFAVVAAARPAAWTGTVGLLPAAGYVVLLTLGQMLVVPAARAWVPDLAEDTRLGLYTGALSSVSGLIVLVGSSATGSLLDLGLPATVRWLVLAAVPALAVTLLPRRPENGPASPEPTGRPTG
- a CDS encoding heavy metal translocating P-type ATPase translates to MARRSSPTSSSTAAPAAPEDPVSTVLVVDGMTCAACVGRVEKRLGRLEGVHATVNLATGRAKVAHPASVSVEALVAVVEAAGYPARPAEPTAGSGGTPQTARPAAGREPDDGRPGSEEVSERQERDRLLITALLAVPVLVLSMVPAWQFRNWQWLCFVLAAQVAVWGAWPFHRRALRGLRHGTATMDTLVSLGVTASFAWSAYALFLGGAGLPGMTMPLTLLPSASGGVAHVYLEAAVGVPLFVLAGRRLEARARRGTGSALRSLAELAAKDVAVRRGGVECRVPAAELAVGEVFLVRPGERVATDGTVVEGGSALDLSLVTGESHPVEVGPGSAVIGGAVNSGGLLEVRADAVGADTQLARISRLVEDAQTGKAAIQRLADSVAAVFVPAVLSVSVTVLGFWLGAGADPQAAITAAVAVLVVACPCALGLATPTALLAATGRGARLGILVSGVEALERLRKVDTVVLDKTGTLTTGRMSVVAVTAAAGTDAGAAEVLRLAAAVEQGSDHPLARALVTHARRQGNGPLPRPVRFAAVPGSGVSALVDGEEVAVTRPGELHGLPDDLREAVRAAETAGHTAVLVRVADVPRAVISVGDTPRSDAYRAVEHLRRLGLRPVLATGDREATARAIAGQLGITEIHAEVLPEDKAALVATFQKHGSRVAVVGDGVNDAAALAAADLGIAMAGGADAAIGAADVTLVREDIQALPDAVRLARHTLATIRANLVWAFGYNLVTLPLAAVGRLNPMVAAAAMSASSLLVVGNSLRLRAWNPSRPRAFGHRSGRTRTANRWETSS
- a CDS encoding copper chaperone PCu(A)C — its product is MIPRSADGTRAPAPYTGRTPWWPLRAAAVPLLAGLLTLGTLVAWTTAGRAGTPAALSVRDGRVFVPQNPEATAAFFTIVNSGGSDDRLIGVTAPAGQRAMLSRSVVTGKGARGMRMISAVTVPAGGTLRMTADTVDVMIEPPPRISPGDRLTFTLRFRDSPAVTTRALAVRPGG
- a CDS encoding sigma-70 family RNA polymerase sigma factor; this translates as MRDDAAVTSWALAARAGDPVAVEEFVRATRPDVRRYVAHLSGDPQAVDDLVQDTYLRALRSLPGFQGRSSARTWLLVIARRVVADRIRRLAARPRLAATDDWQAAAERSQPRGVPGFDESVALGELLAALPRARREAFVLTQLLGLTYPEAAAVARCPVGTIRSRVARARETLITQLTAEEGEPAGPEPAVADRIGAPPVPATAGAMV
- a CDS encoding zf-HC2 domain-containing protein, with product MSCSRIRTALSARLDGEEPPPGVTEEQVAAHLEACAACRLWEARAQRLTEHIARLTEADTTHGGGTPGRPRRPF
- a CDS encoding PE-PGRS family protein yields the protein MDAGQMLRTVRAAVFAVVCVLLAALGHVVTSGVPVPLPTLLGALAAAVAGAWCCAGRERGPVAVGLLTVGTQAALHTAFSFGQAVDGGSGSGPSLSRRWADLLLCGPGRAPLAEGDAARVVRDAGLGGLLRDAAPAMAEHGHADGGMTAGHMAMTVPSMAHDGMHGTMSGMLAAHLLVAVLSAWWLWGGERAAFQLARAAAIRLFAPLLVVFGVVIPDVLPSARVTREKPRRAARELLLANAISLRGPPPVPAVR